The following DNA comes from Paraburkholderia phytofirmans PsJN.
ACGGGCGCGGGGCAGGGCATCGGCGCTGCGACCGCACTCAAATTCGCGAAAGAAGGTGCGCGCGTCGCGGTGTGCGACGTGAATCACGACGCGGTGTCCCGAGTCGTGGCCGCGTGCCACGCGGCGGGTGCGCAAGCGCTCGGCTTCACGCTCGACGTGACGAACCGCGCTGCGGTGGACGGCATGGTCGCCGACGTGCGCGAGCGGTTCCGGCAGATCGACGTGCTGGTGAACAACGCAGGCATCACGCGCGACGCGCGCCTGCAAAAGATGACGCTCCAGCAATTCGACGATGTGATCGACGTGAACCTGCGCGGCGTGTTCCATGCGGCGCAGGCGGTCGTCGACACGATGATCGCTCAAGGCTCGGGCGTGATCCTGAATGCAAGTTCCGTGGTCGGCCTCTACGGCAACTACGGCCAGACCAACTATGCGGCGGCGAAGTTCGGCGTGATCGGCTTTACGAAAACATGGAGCCGCGAACTGGGACCGAAGGGCATTCGCGTCAACGCGATTGCGCCGGGCTTCATCGACACGCCGATTCTCTCGACCGTGCCGCAGGAAGTGCTCGCGAAAATGCGCGAGCAGGTGCCGCTGCGCCGGCTCGGCACGCCCGAGGAGATCGCCAATATCTACGCCTTTCTCGCGAGCGACGAAGCGAGCTATATCAACGGCGCCGTGATCGAAGCATCCGGCGGTATGACGCTTTAAACATTCGAGGATCTGCGTGAAAACCATCGACCTTCTCAGACCCACTCCCGGACTGCGCGTACTGATTTCAGGCGCTGCGGCGGGCATCGGCGCAGCGATCGCGCAGGCGTTTCTGGATGTCGGCGCGAACGTCTATATCTGCGACGTCGATCCCGCCGCGATCGACCGCGCCAGAACCGCGCATCCGCAACTGCACGCCGGCGTCGCGGACGTGTCGGATTGCGCGCAGGTAGACCGCATCATCGACGACGCGCGCTCGAAGCTCGGCGGCCTCGATCTGCTGATCAACAACGCGGGCATTGCCGGACCCACCGGCGCGGTCGAGGACCTCGATCCGGCGGAGTGGGAACGCACGATCGGGACGAACCTGAACAGCCAGTTCTATTTTCTGCGCAAGGCCGTGCCGCTGCTGAAGGAAACGTCGGCCAACCCGGGCATCATTGCGATGGCGTCGGTCGCGGGACGCCTCGGTTACGCGTTCCGCACGCCGTACGCGGCGAGCAAATGGGCGATTGTCGGGATGGTCAAGTCGCTGGCGATCGAGCTTGGACCGAACAATGTGCGCGTGAACGCAATCTTGCCGGGCGTCGTGGAAGGCGAACGGATGGACCGCGTGATTTCCGCGCGCGCCGAATCACTCGGAATCGGCTTCGATCAGATGAAGGGCGAATATCTGCAGAAAATTTCGCTGCGACGGATGGTGACCGTGCACGACGTCGCCGCAATGGCGCTGTTCCTCGCTTCGCCGGCGGGGCAAAACATTTCGGGGCAGGCAATCAGCGTCGACGGGAATGTCGAATATCTTTGAGCGATGAAGCCGCGCCGCTGGGGGGGGAAGTGTCTGCAGGAGTAGGGGCGCTTTTCTTCAGCAGCGGTTTGCAGGCGTCATCCAGCCTGGCGCTGGCAATACTGCGCGACCGCATCGAGAACCGCTTCGTCCTCGCCGACCGCCACCGCGCAGTCGATCCGCACGTCCGGCTGCGCCTCACGGCAGCGCTCGATCAATTCGGGCAAATCCTTCCTGATATGTCCGCCTTGCCCGAAGAACACGGGCACCACGGTAATCACATCGCAACCCTGAGCCACGATTTGAGCCACCGCCGTTGGCAGGCTCGGTTCCATCAACTCGAGAAATGCCAGCGAGACCGGGCCGGCCGTTTCGTCCGTTGCACGCAACGCGCGCAGCTTTTCAGCGAGCCTCTCAAACGGCTCGCGCCAGCGCGGGTCCCTTGCGCCATGACCAAAGAGAACCAGCCCTTGCGTAGCCATTTCATCAGCTCCTAATGCCGATCAACCCACTTCAACCCAACCAACCCGAGCACCAGATAAACCAACCCAGGCGTAGCCGCAGTCAAAGGAGCAGGCCAGGTATTCAACGTGCCAATATGCGAGAACAGCGTATTGAACAACTGAAAACTCATCCCCAGCATGATCCCGCCGAAAACCTTCATCCCGACGACACCAGCCCGCGTATGCAAATACGCAAACGGTAACGACAACACCAGCATCACGAAAACCGCAAACGGATAAAGCAGCTTGCGCCACAGCGCAATTTCATACCGCTGCGTATCCTGATGGTTCTCGGTCAAATGCTGGATATACCGGAACAGATTGAACATCGACATCCGATCCGGCGACACCAGCAGCACCGACAGAATCTGCGGCGTCAATTCCGAGCGCAGCGAATACTCCGGCACCGCGACTTCCTTCGCCCGATACACCGGATTCAGCGCATCCGCGGGCGTGCCCGGAGGAGGGGGCACGTCGATCAATTGCGTATCGGTCACGCCGGTCAATTGCCAATGGCCCGGCGGCTGATATTTGCCGCTCTTCGCAGTCCGCACGTTAGAAAGACGGAATTTCGAATCGAACTCGTAGATGCGCACATTGCTGATGGTCGCGTCGGGCTTCAATTCGCCGACGTTCACGAAGCGCGTCACCTGTTCGCCATCCGCGCGCGCCGTGAGCGTATCTTTCACCCACACGCCCGACTCGAAATTACTCGACACCGAAGACCCCAGCGCCTCGAGCCGCACGCGCTCCGACAATTGATCCGTATAAGGCCCGACCACTTCGCCGATCAGATACGTCAGCAAAACAAGCGGAATGCCGATCTTCAACAACGAACGCAGCGCCTGATTCGTAGCAAGCCCGGACACGCGGAAAATCGTGTACTCCGAGTTCGCGGCCATTTGCGCGAACACATAAATCGCGCTGATCAACGCGGCGACCGGAATGATTTCGTAGAAGCGCGACGGCGTTTGCAACGCAACTCGCAATACCGCGTACTGGAATTTGTAGTTGCCGTGGCCAACCGAATTCAATTCGTTGATCAGGTCGAAGAAGAAGAACAGACCCGAAAACGCAAACAGAATAAAGATGAACGTGAGATAAATCTGACGCGCGAAGTACCTTTCATAGATGCGCATCGGTCAGGCTCCTTGCGAACGGCTGAACATTGCCCGCGTGAAGAGCGGCCGGTTGCGCACGCGCAGCCAGAAAATGAACGCGACAATCGCCGCGACGATCACGTGCAGACCCACCAGCCCGACCGGGAACGACATCTTGCCCTGCTCGATCCACGACTGCACCACGTTCAACAGATTCGAATACGTCAGATAGATCAGCACCGCCATGACGAGATTGATGGTGCGGCTGCGCCGCGGATTCTGGTGCGCGAGCGGAATGGCCAACAGCATCAGATTGATCGCGATGAGCGGCAGCCCCGCACGCCACGCGAATTCGGCGAGATTGTCGTTGGTCGGGTTGCGCAGCAGCGTGAGGGTGGGCGTGCCGGTGGTACTGGGCGTATTGACAACCGGCTGGCTCTGGATCTTCACGCCGTAGCGTTCGAACTCCATGATGCGAAAATCGGGCTGGCCCGGCTGGCCGTCGTAACGGCGGCCGTTTTCCAGCACCACGAAGCGATCGCCGTTCTTACGCGTTTCCGTATGGCCGGTCTTCGACACGACCACGTTGACCTTGCCGTTTTCCGTGCTGGTCACGAACACGTTTTCCACACGCGCCTGGTCAGCCGACATCTTCTCGATGAAGAACACGCGGTGACTGGTGGCCGATTCGCGGAACTGACCCGGCGCGAGCAGCGAGACCTCGTCGCGCTGCTGGAAGCGCGCGCGGATCAGCTTGCTTTGCTGGTTCGACCACGGCCAGCCGACGAACACGAAGAACATGATGAGGATGATGATCGGCGTGGCGAAAATACCGATCGGCTTGATGAATTGGGTCAGACTGACACCCGAGGAGAGCCACACGACCATCTCGGAGTCTTTGTACCAACGGGTCAGGACGAACAGGATCGACACGAACAGGGTCGCGACGAGCATGATCGCCAGGTAGCCGATCACGGTCAGGCCGATCAGGACCAGCACGTCGCGCGGGTCGATCTCGCCCGAGGCTGCGAAGCCGACGATGCGGATCATCATCGTCGTCAGCACGAGCGTGAGGAGAACCATGAACACGGCACCAGCCGTATACGCGAGTTCGCGCTGGAGGGAGCGTTCGAAGATCATTATTGATGATGAGAGGGGGCGCTCTCAGTGGCGCACGGGTTGCTTCCCGTCACACCTCCGGTGCAGCCGCCGCAGGAAAAATAGCGGATAATTGCGGCTTTCATCCTAAGCCCAGATTTTATCCGAGGACAAGCGCGATGGACTTTAGCATAAAAGCCTGTGATTGGACCAAAGGCTCGTCAAACGGTTTCCTGACTGGGAAATCCGATTGCATCGTAATCGGCGTGTTCGAGTCGCAAACCCTGTCGGGCGCGGCTCTCGAGATCGACGAGGCCACCCGCGGCCTGCTGACCCGCATCATCAAGGCCGGCGACATGGACGGCAAGGCCGGCACCACGCTGTTCCTGCATGAAGTGTCGGGCATCGGCGCTTCCCGCGTGCTGCTGGTCGGCCTCGGCAAGCAGGACGCTTTCAACCAGAAAGCCTACGGCGACGCCGTGCGGGCCGCCTGGCGCGCGCTGCTCGGCACCAAGATCGTCCAGGTCACCTTTACGCTGGCGCAAGCGCCGATCCTCGAACGCACGGCCGACTGGGGCGTGCGCGCCGCGATCCTCGCGCTGCGCGAACTGACCTACAAGTTCACGCAGATGAAGAGCAAGCCGGAGAATGCGGCGCGCGCGTTGAAGCGCATCGTCTTCAGCGTCAACACGGGCGACGAGAAGGCTGCCAAGCTGGCCGCGAAGCAGGGCGCCGCGCTCGCCAACGGCATGGACCTGACGCGCGACCTCGGCAATCTGCCGAGCAATGTCTGCACGCCGACCTACCTCGCCAACACCGCCAAGAAGCTCGCCAAAGACTGGAAGCTGAAGGTCGAAGTGCTGGGCGAGAAGCAGTGCGAAGCGCTCAAGATGGGCTCGTTCCTGTCGGTCACGGCCGGCTCGGTCGAACCGGCGCAATTCATCGTGCTGCAGTATCAGGGCGGCGCCGCGAAAGCCGCGCCGGTGGTG
Coding sequences within:
- a CDS encoding sirohydrochlorin chelatase is translated as MATQGLVLFGHGARDPRWREPFERLAEKLRALRATDETAGPVSLAFLELMEPSLPTAVAQIVAQGCDVITVVPVFFGQGGHIRKDLPELIERCREAQPDVRIDCAVAVGEDEAVLDAVAQYCQRQAG
- a CDS encoding SDR family oxidoreductase, encoding MKTIDLLRPTPGLRVLISGAAAGIGAAIAQAFLDVGANVYICDVDPAAIDRARTAHPQLHAGVADVSDCAQVDRIIDDARSKLGGLDLLINNAGIAGPTGAVEDLDPAEWERTIGTNLNSQFYFLRKAVPLLKETSANPGIIAMASVAGRLGYAFRTPYAASKWAIVGMVKSLAIELGPNNVRVNAILPGVVEGERMDRVISARAESLGIGFDQMKGEYLQKISLRRMVTVHDVAAMALFLASPAGQNISGQAISVDGNVEYL
- the lptF gene encoding LPS export ABC transporter permease LptF, producing the protein MIFERSLQRELAYTAGAVFMVLLTLVLTTMMIRIVGFAASGEIDPRDVLVLIGLTVIGYLAIMLVATLFVSILFVLTRWYKDSEMVVWLSSGVSLTQFIKPIGIFATPIIILIMFFVFVGWPWSNQQSKLIRARFQQRDEVSLLAPGQFRESATSHRVFFIEKMSADQARVENVFVTSTENGKVNVVVSKTGHTETRKNGDRFVVLENGRRYDGQPGQPDFRIMEFERYGVKIQSQPVVNTPSTTGTPTLTLLRNPTNDNLAEFAWRAGLPLIAINLMLLAIPLAHQNPRRSRTINLVMAVLIYLTYSNLLNVVQSWIEQGKMSFPVGLVGLHVIVAAIVAFIFWLRVRNRPLFTRAMFSRSQGA
- the lptG gene encoding LPS export ABC transporter permease LptG, translating into MRIYERYFARQIYLTFIFILFAFSGLFFFFDLINELNSVGHGNYKFQYAVLRVALQTPSRFYEIIPVAALISAIYVFAQMAANSEYTIFRVSGLATNQALRSLLKIGIPLVLLTYLIGEVVGPYTDQLSERVRLEALGSSVSSNFESGVWVKDTLTARADGEQVTRFVNVGELKPDATISNVRIYEFDSKFRLSNVRTAKSGKYQPPGHWQLTGVTDTQLIDVPPPPGTPADALNPVYRAKEVAVPEYSLRSELTPQILSVLLVSPDRMSMFNLFRYIQHLTENHQDTQRYEIALWRKLLYPFAVFVMLVLSLPFAYLHTRAGVVGMKVFGGIMLGMSFQLFNTLFSHIGTLNTWPAPLTAATPGLVYLVLGLVGLKWVDRH
- the fabG gene encoding 3-oxoacyl-ACP reductase FabG; the protein is MRLNGKVTIVTGAGQGIGAATALKFAKEGARVAVCDVNHDAVSRVVAACHAAGAQALGFTLDVTNRAAVDGMVADVRERFRQIDVLVNNAGITRDARLQKMTLQQFDDVIDVNLRGVFHAAQAVVDTMIAQGSGVILNASSVVGLYGNYGQTNYAAAKFGVIGFTKTWSRELGPKGIRVNAIAPGFIDTPILSTVPQEVLAKMREQVPLRRLGTPEEIANIYAFLASDEASYINGAVIEASGGMTL
- a CDS encoding leucyl aminopeptidase: MDFSIKACDWTKGSSNGFLTGKSDCIVIGVFESQTLSGAALEIDEATRGLLTRIIKAGDMDGKAGTTLFLHEVSGIGASRVLLVGLGKQDAFNQKAYGDAVRAAWRALLGTKIVQVTFTLAQAPILERTADWGVRAAILALRELTYKFTQMKSKPENAARALKRIVFSVNTGDEKAAKLAAKQGAALANGMDLTRDLGNLPSNVCTPTYLANTAKKLAKDWKLKVEVLGEKQCEALKMGSFLSVTAGSVEPAQFIVLQYQGGAAKAAPVVLVGKGVTFDTGGISLKPGEGMDEMKYDMCGAGSVLGTLRAVAEMGLKLNVVGIIPAVENMPSATATKPGDIVTSMKGLTIEVLNTDAEGRLILCDALTYAERFKPAAVIDIATLTGACIIALGHHNSGLFSKDDALAGELLDASREASDPAWRLPLDDEYQDQLKSNFADLANIGGRPAGSVTAACFLSRFTDAYPWAHLDIAGTAWKSGAAKGATGRPVPLLAQFLIDRAADGRATQ